A genomic region of Gadus macrocephalus chromosome 5, ASM3116895v1 contains the following coding sequences:
- the orc3 gene encoding origin recognition complex subunit 3 isoform X1 — protein MSTSSVSKGCFVFKPSAKKRRKTSDMVDYFSHGCDGGEDSSLRYTLCKKLWDTIKGETESLQDELNRQILEGLLHFIKRCCSGPRHTAGPWEARMRASEIPTAALVLGVNVPDHDMTFQSLCELLQQSVTPHVACLQAKECGALKSLMRKVLERLVGSAAEEEEDEEEGDTHPHPKGAHCTLATLCEWYETKSKKSATPGKKRSSEEEPARPPIVIIFKDLEAFNPRVLQDFILICSRYVEQLPLILVFGIATSPSTIQQVLPHSVSSLLCIELFQSLSCTQHLSTVMDKLILTHHFPFKPNAKVLQVLVSIFLYHDFSVRNFIKGLKLALLEHYLNQPLSVLCCEKKEEVELNTTQLSHRGLESVRQLASFRRYVEQQQPQEQVALLTSDQHMKETCKKLLKDLYKYHKNYYPVLRCLHALTRSLPRVPLGKQIRELHITCLEGNVWEREEYSSAMQLLRMLAKEELLRELRGCQDILKLCRSTKMRAPLERLQELLDQFERLDEAKPETAANEDMTSPAKSMEKKTDLFQLQKTLLEMKETRRTKKLSGFEILRNEALDFIDALVRSHLVPPETQPLHEVCYYSSSALLRRHLNATPRTSIQTALSSPYHYLQNDALLTEDGGVSNAAPDLCIVHKLHLECGRLINLYDWLEAYATVVSAAEGKDPESEEYGKVDELKHARFIQAVSELQFLGFIKSTKQKTDHVARLTWGGC, from the exons GGCTGCTTTGTTTTTAAGCCGAGTGCTAAAAAGAGAAGGAAGACTTCTGACATGG TGGATTATTTCAGCCATGGCTGTGATGGAGGTGAGGACAGCAGCCTGCGATACACACTCTGTAAGAAGCTGTGGGACACTATTAAAGGGGAGACGGAG AGTTTACAGGATGAGCTCAACAGGCAGATACTAGAGGGCCTGCTGCACTTCATCAAGAGGTGCTGCTCCGGCCCCCGCCATACAGCGGGCCCCTGGGAGGCCCGCATGAGGGCCAGCGAGATCCCCACTGCTGCCCTGGTCCTCG GGGTCAACGTGCCTGACCATGACATGACCTTCCAGAGCTTGTGTGAACTACTGCAGCAGTCCGTCACTCCTCACGTGGCGTGTTTACAGGCCAAAGAGTGTGGCG CCTTGAAGAGTCTGATGCGGAAGGTTCTGGAGCGGCTGGTTGGCTCtgctgcagaggaggaggaggatgaggaggagggtgatACCCATCCCCACCCAAAGGGGGCACACTGCACCCTCGCTACGCTCTGTGAGTGGTATGAGACCAAATCCAAG AAATCCGCCACTCCCGGTAAGAAGCGTTCGTCTGAAGAGGAGCCCGCACGCCCCCCCATCGTTATTATCTTCAAAGACCTGGAGGCCTTCAACCCGAGAGTTCTCCAGGACTTCATCCTGATCTGCAG TCGCTACGTGGAGCAGCTCCCCCTCATCCTGGTGTTTGGCATCGCTACGTCACCTAGCACCATCCAGCAGGTGCTGCCCCACTCGGTGTCCTCCCTGCTCTGCATAGAGCTCTTCCAGTCCCTCTCCTGCACCCAGCATCTGTCCACGGTCATGGACAAG TTGATCCTGACCCACCACTTCCCCTTCAAGCCCAACGCTAAAGTCCTGCAGGTGCTGGTCAGCATCTTCCTCTACCATGACTTCTCTGTGAGGAACTTCATCAAGGGCCTGAAG CTGGCGCTGCTGGAGCACTACCTCAACCAGCCGCTCAGCGTCCTGTGCTgtgagaagaaggaggaggtggagctgaacACCACCCAGCTCAGCCACCGGGGGCTGGAGTCTGTCAGGCAGCTGGCCTCCTTCAGGAG GTAtgtagagcagcagcagcctcaggAACAGGTGGCTCTGCTGACGAGCGATCAGCACATGAAG GAAACCTGCAAGAAGCTGCTCAAAGATCTCTACAAGTATCACAAGAACTACTACCCGGTCCTGAGATGTCTCCACGCCCTCACCCGCTCCCTCCCCAGGGTCCCGCTGGGGAAGCAG ATCAGGGAGCTTCACATCACGTGTCTGGAGGGGAAcgtgtgggagagggaggagtacAGCTCAGCCATGCAGCTCCTGAG gATGCTGGCTAAGGAGGAGCTGCTGAGGGAGCTGAGGGGCTGCCAGGACATCCTGAAGCTCTGCAGGTCTACGAAGATGAGGGCGCCTCTGGAACGACTTCAGGAACTACTGGATCAGTTTGAGCGTTTGGACG AAGCTAAGCCTGAAACGGCGGCCAATGAAGACATGACGTCTCCTGCCAAAAGTATGGAGAAGAAGACGGACCTGTTCCAGCTGCAGAAG ACGCTGCTGGAGATGAAGGAAACTCGGAGAACTAAGAAGTTGAGCGGCTTTGAAATTCTGAGGAACGAAGCGCTGGACTTCATCGACGCCCTAGTGAG GAGCCACCTGGTGCCCCCGGAGACACAGCCGCTGCACGAGGTCTGCTACTACAgctcctccgccctcctccgccgccaTCTCAACGCCACGCCGCGCACCTCCATCCAGACGGCGCTGAGCAGCCCCTACcactacctccag AACGACGCGCTGCTCACGGAGGACGGAGGGGTCTCCAACGCAGCGCCGGACCTGTGCATCGTGCACAAGCTGCACCTGGAGTGTGGAAGACTCATCAACCTCTACGACTGGCTGGAG GCCTATGCAACTGTTGTCTCTGCTGCAGAGGGCAAAGATCCAGAATCAGAAGAATATGGAAAAGTGGATGAACTCAAACA TGCTCGATTCATCCAGGCTGTGTCTGAGCTCCAGTTTCTCGGTTTCATCAAGTCCACGAAGCAGAAGACAGACCATGTGGCACGACTGACCTGGGGAGGCTGCTAA
- the orc3 gene encoding origin recognition complex subunit 3 isoform X3: MSTSSVSKGCFVFKPSAKKRRKTSDMVDYFSHGCDGGEDSSLRYTLCKKLWDTIKGETESLQDELNRQILEGLLHFIKRCCSGPRHTAGPWEARMRASEIPTAALVLGVNVPDHDMTFQSLCELLQQSVTPHVACLQAKECGALKSLMRKVLERLVGSAAEEEEDEEEGDTHPHPKGAHCTLATLCEWYETKSKKSATPGKKRSSEEEPARPPIVIIFKDLEAFNPRVLQDFILICSRYVEQLPLILVFGIATSPSTIQQVLPHSVSSLLCIELFQSLSCTQHLSTVMDKLALLEHYLNQPLSVLCCEKKEEVELNTTQLSHRGLESVRQLASFRRYVEQQQPQEQVALLTSDQHMKETCKKLLKDLYKYHKNYYPVLRCLHALTRSLPRVPLGKQIRELHITCLEGNVWEREEYSSAMQLLRMLAKEELLRELRGCQDILKLCRSTKMRAPLERLQELLDQFERLDEAKPETAANEDMTSPAKSMEKKTDLFQLQKTLLEMKETRRTKKLSGFEILRNEALDFIDALVRSHLVPPETQPLHEVCYYSSSALLRRHLNATPRTSIQTALSSPYHYLQNDALLTEDGGVSNAAPDLCIVHKLHLECGRLINLYDWLEAYATVVSAAEGKDPESEEYGKVDELKHARFIQAVSELQFLGFIKSTKQKTDHVARLTWGGC, encoded by the exons GGCTGCTTTGTTTTTAAGCCGAGTGCTAAAAAGAGAAGGAAGACTTCTGACATGG TGGATTATTTCAGCCATGGCTGTGATGGAGGTGAGGACAGCAGCCTGCGATACACACTCTGTAAGAAGCTGTGGGACACTATTAAAGGGGAGACGGAG AGTTTACAGGATGAGCTCAACAGGCAGATACTAGAGGGCCTGCTGCACTTCATCAAGAGGTGCTGCTCCGGCCCCCGCCATACAGCGGGCCCCTGGGAGGCCCGCATGAGGGCCAGCGAGATCCCCACTGCTGCCCTGGTCCTCG GGGTCAACGTGCCTGACCATGACATGACCTTCCAGAGCTTGTGTGAACTACTGCAGCAGTCCGTCACTCCTCACGTGGCGTGTTTACAGGCCAAAGAGTGTGGCG CCTTGAAGAGTCTGATGCGGAAGGTTCTGGAGCGGCTGGTTGGCTCtgctgcagaggaggaggaggatgaggaggagggtgatACCCATCCCCACCCAAAGGGGGCACACTGCACCCTCGCTACGCTCTGTGAGTGGTATGAGACCAAATCCAAG AAATCCGCCACTCCCGGTAAGAAGCGTTCGTCTGAAGAGGAGCCCGCACGCCCCCCCATCGTTATTATCTTCAAAGACCTGGAGGCCTTCAACCCGAGAGTTCTCCAGGACTTCATCCTGATCTGCAG TCGCTACGTGGAGCAGCTCCCCCTCATCCTGGTGTTTGGCATCGCTACGTCACCTAGCACCATCCAGCAGGTGCTGCCCCACTCGGTGTCCTCCCTGCTCTGCATAGAGCTCTTCCAGTCCCTCTCCTGCACCCAGCATCTGTCCACGGTCATGGACAAG CTGGCGCTGCTGGAGCACTACCTCAACCAGCCGCTCAGCGTCCTGTGCTgtgagaagaaggaggaggtggagctgaacACCACCCAGCTCAGCCACCGGGGGCTGGAGTCTGTCAGGCAGCTGGCCTCCTTCAGGAG GTAtgtagagcagcagcagcctcaggAACAGGTGGCTCTGCTGACGAGCGATCAGCACATGAAG GAAACCTGCAAGAAGCTGCTCAAAGATCTCTACAAGTATCACAAGAACTACTACCCGGTCCTGAGATGTCTCCACGCCCTCACCCGCTCCCTCCCCAGGGTCCCGCTGGGGAAGCAG ATCAGGGAGCTTCACATCACGTGTCTGGAGGGGAAcgtgtgggagagggaggagtacAGCTCAGCCATGCAGCTCCTGAG gATGCTGGCTAAGGAGGAGCTGCTGAGGGAGCTGAGGGGCTGCCAGGACATCCTGAAGCTCTGCAGGTCTACGAAGATGAGGGCGCCTCTGGAACGACTTCAGGAACTACTGGATCAGTTTGAGCGTTTGGACG AAGCTAAGCCTGAAACGGCGGCCAATGAAGACATGACGTCTCCTGCCAAAAGTATGGAGAAGAAGACGGACCTGTTCCAGCTGCAGAAG ACGCTGCTGGAGATGAAGGAAACTCGGAGAACTAAGAAGTTGAGCGGCTTTGAAATTCTGAGGAACGAAGCGCTGGACTTCATCGACGCCCTAGTGAG GAGCCACCTGGTGCCCCCGGAGACACAGCCGCTGCACGAGGTCTGCTACTACAgctcctccgccctcctccgccgccaTCTCAACGCCACGCCGCGCACCTCCATCCAGACGGCGCTGAGCAGCCCCTACcactacctccag AACGACGCGCTGCTCACGGAGGACGGAGGGGTCTCCAACGCAGCGCCGGACCTGTGCATCGTGCACAAGCTGCACCTGGAGTGTGGAAGACTCATCAACCTCTACGACTGGCTGGAG GCCTATGCAACTGTTGTCTCTGCTGCAGAGGGCAAAGATCCAGAATCAGAAGAATATGGAAAAGTGGATGAACTCAAACA TGCTCGATTCATCCAGGCTGTGTCTGAGCTCCAGTTTCTCGGTTTCATCAAGTCCACGAAGCAGAAGACAGACCATGTGGCACGACTGACCTGGGGAGGCTGCTAA
- the LOC132458071 gene encoding akirin-2-like, translating into MACGATLKRSRDFDPLMSPASPKRRRCVPVSPSPMKYLRMEPSPFDEPSSRFTAEQILHNIKQEYKRLQKRKHLDCYQQSEGCFSLDSPCPSSLMSAPPGLPGSSSGSVSPSRREQPLFTLRQVGMICERLLKEREEKVREEYEETMTSKLAEQYDTFVKFTHDQLMRRFGEQPASYVS; encoded by the exons ATGGCGTGCGGCGCCACCCTGAAGAGGAGCCGGGACTTCGACCCCCTGATGAGCCCCGCGTCcccgaagaggaggaggtgcgtCCCGGTGTCCCCGTCGCCGATGAAGTACCTTCGCATGGAGCCCTCGCCGTTTGACGAACCGTCGTCAAGATTTACTGCAG AGCAAATATTGCATAACATCAAACAGGAGTACAAACGGCTCCAGAAGAGGAAGCATCTGGATTGTTACCAGCAGTCGGAAGGCTGCTTCTCTCTGGACTCCCCGTGTCCGTCCTCTCTCATGTCTGCCCCGCCCGGCCTCCCAG GGTCCTCCTCTGGCAGCGTCTCCCCCTCCAGGAGGGAACAGCCGTTATTTACGCTCCGACAGGTCGGCATGATCTGCGAGCGCCTACTCAAAGAGCGGGAGGAGAAGGTCAGGGAGGAATACGAGGAGACCATGACCTCCAAGTTGGCAG AACAATACGACACCTTCGTGAAGTTCACACATGACCAATTAATGCGACGATTCGGCGAGCAGCCAGCCAGCT ATGTGTCCTGA
- the LOC132458075 gene encoding cannabinoid receptor type 1B-like produces the protein MMSALGGITMATGLLYLGSNDAVYDDPSAFSGLMKAGFVPDKPRFPGGAKELGLASPFPETSLSDLLSSANGTAVRSAAGVPCGGSSADHMECFMILTPGQQLTIAVLALTLGSFTVLENVAVLGVILLTQTLRRRPSYLFIGSLAAADLLGSVIFVYSFLDFHVLHRKDTPPVFLFKLAGVITSFSASVGSLFLTAIDRYVSVQRPVAYKRIVTRARAVAAFTAMWAGAATFSLLPLLGWNCRSLASACSELFPLMDRRYLMLWIGVTGALVLFIVYAYVFILWKAHRHALRMMSRGAQRSVVAYAADGNRVQTGRPEQARVDLRLAKTLALILVVLLLCWGPVLAIMIYELFWRVSDALKAAFAFCCILCLLNSTVNPVIYALRSKDLRRAFLHLLRPRPSSDGGGCCGQRAPVGGPPEGNQERRSRGARVTLSGGTETSGAELV, from the coding sequence ATGATGTCGGCCCTGGGGggcatcaccatggcaacaggtCTGCTGTACCTTGGCTCCAACGACGCCGTCTACGACGACCCGTCCGCTTTCTCCGGCCTCATGAAGGCGGGCTTCGTACCGGACAAGCCACGCTTCCCCGGCGGAGCCAAGGAGCTGGGCCTCGCCAGCCCCTTCCCGGAGACCAGCCTCTccgacctcctctcctccgccaACGGGACGGCGGTGAGGAGCGCGGCCGGCGTGCCGTGCGGGGGGAGCTCCGCGGACCACATGGAGTGCTTCATGATCCTGACGCCCGGCCAGCAGCTGACCATCGCCGTGCTGGCCCTCACGCTGGGCAGCTTCACGGTGCTGGAGAACGTGGCGGTGCTGGGGGTCATCCTGCTGACCCAGACGCTGCGCCGCCGCCCCTCCTACCTCTTCATCGGCAGCCTGGCCGCCGCCGACCTGCTGGGCAGCGTCATCTTCGTCTACAGCTTCCTGGACTTCCACGTGCTGCACAGGAAGGACACGCCCCCCGTCTTCCTCTTCAAGCTGGCCGGCGTGATCACCTCCTTCTCGGCGTCGGTGGGCAGCCTCTTCCTCACGGCCATCGACCGCTACGTCTCCGTCCAGCGGCCGGTCGCCTACAAGCGCATCGTGACGCGGGCCCGGGCCGTGGCCGCCTTCACCGCCATGTGGGCGGGCGCCGCCACCTTCTCCCTGCTCCCGCTGCTGGGGTGGAACTGCAGGAGTCTGGCCTCGGCCTGCTCCGAGCTCTTCCCGCTCATGGACCGGCGCTACCTGATGCTGTGGATCGGCGTGACGGGCGCCCTGGTGCTGTTCATCGTCTACGCCTACGTGTTCATCCTGTGGAAGGCCCACCGCCACGCGCTGCGCATGATGAGCCGCGGCGCCCAGCGGAGCGTGGTGGCGTACGCCGCCGACGGCAACAGGGTGCAGACGGGGCGGCCCGAGCAGGCCCGCGTGGACCTGCGCCTGGCCAAGACCCTGGCCCTGAtcctggtggtgctgctgctctgcTGGGGGCCCGTGCTCGCCATCATGATCTACGAGCTCTTCTGGAGGGTGAGCGACGCGCTGAAGGCGGCGTTCGCCTTCTGCTGCATCCTGTGTCTGCTCAACTCCACCGTCAACCCCGTCATCTACGCCCTGCGCAGCAAAGACCTGCGCCGCGCATTCCTGCACCTcctgaggccccgcccctcctccgACGGTGGCGGCTGCTGTGGCCAGAGGGCCCCTGTGGGGGGGCCCCCGGAAGGgaaccaggagaggaggagcagaggggcccGGGTCACGCTGTCGGGGGGGACGGAGACTTCGGGGGCAGAGCTTGTATGA